ACAAGAAGAGGTGGCAGACAATGAGCCAAGAGTTAATAGCGGCTGTTTTGGACAAACTATCGAGCATTTGTGGGCTTAAACTTACGCATCATAAGACAGCCCATAAATTAGGTAATGCCGGGGTGGTGGAACTTCACTACCAGGGTACTGACGCCCAGTTTTGTGTTGAAAGCCGGAAGCAGATTACTACGACGGCTGTGAATATGATGCTTTCTGCTCGCGCGCCGGAGCAGTTCCGCAATCTCCTGCTCGTGGCTCCGGCAATTACTCCCGCTTGCGCCAAACTATTGAAGGCGAGGGATATCTGTTATGCCGATGCGGCAGGTAATTTTTTCCTGCATGCCGGGCCACTCTATTTGCACGCCACCGGGCAGAAGATTCCGAAACATGGTGCCGAAGATGGCCTCATGCCGGTTCGACAGTCATTTGCCACGAATGCCTTGAAACTCATCTTTGCGATCTTGACCGATCCCGATTTGGATCATGAGCCAGCCAAGGCTTTATTGAATCAGAATTACCGGATTATTGGCAGAATTACCGGGACGCCGTTGGGGTCAATTGCCGCTACCATGAGTGCCTTACAGACGGGGGGCTATGTGGTAACCGGTGAGAAGGGTGAGAAATTGCTTCTAAACCGGAAGAAACTGATGTCCCGCTGGATTGAGGACTATGCGGCACGACTTCGTCCGCGGCTCGTTGGCGGGCATTATTGGGTTCCCTCCGCGCAGTGGTGGGTGAAAGCCGATATTAATGAGACCAATGGGTTGTGGGGAGGCGAGGTCGCCGGGGCCAAGTTGACCGCCTATCTTTCACCCGAGACAGCCACGATCTACTGCGATGACCTATTAAGTGAATTCATCCTCCATGCCTCCTTGTACAAAGACCCTGTTGGGAAAGTCGAAGTCTTGCGGCCATTCTGGGGGCCGCTACCATGGGCCAAGCATAAGGATTGCGTTCACCCCTTATTGGTCTATGCCGACCTGATTGCCTCCGAAATTGACCGGAATGTTGAAACTGCTCAAAGAGTCTATGACCGTCACCTCC
This is a stretch of genomic DNA from bacterium. It encodes these proteins:
- a CDS encoding type IV toxin-antitoxin system AbiEi family antitoxin; this encodes MSQELIAAVLDKLSSICGLKLTHHKTAHKLGNAGVVELHYQGTDAQFCVESRKQITTTAVNMMLSARAPEQFRNLLLVAPAITPACAKLLKARDICYADAAGNFFLHAGPLYLHATGQKIPKHGAEDGLMPVRQSFATNALKLIFAILTDPDLDHEPAKALLNQNYRIIGRITGTPLGSIAATMSALQTGGYVVTGEKGEKLLLNRKKLMSRWIEDYAARLRPRLVGGHYWVPSAQWWVKADINETNGLWGGEVAGAKLTAYLSPETATIYCDDLLSEFILHASLYKDPVGKVEVLRPFWGPLPWAKHKDCVHPLLVYADLIASEIDRNVETAQRVYDRHLRQIIEPD